In Aspergillus oryzae RIB40 DNA, chromosome 6, one genomic interval encodes:
- a CDS encoding pantothenate kinase (pantothenate kinase PanK and related proteins) — MSSTNYNPPSRATRLEKAITNPGAVKINVKGAFIVDEDPRSKSPVRLDGVHYEGHDIRLPHHTGVVSHVAVDIGGSLAKLIYFTRELDSVDNGGRLNFINFDTHRIDLCINFIKELKEEYQKAHGPSSDELCVVATGGGAFKYYDKLKETLKVNIIREDEMECLITGLDFFITEIPNEVFTYSETDPMQFAEARPDVYPYLLVNIGSGVSMIKVSGPRQYQRVGGTHLGGGTFWGIMSLLTGARTFDDMLAMADSGDNSGVDMLVGDIYGMDYNRIGLKSTAIASTFGKVFRLKNDVHEEDGEDKPHGEDGQTNGEVTFKPEDMSRSLLYAISNNIGQIAYLQSEKHQVKHIYFGGSFIRGHRQTMNTLSYAIRFWSKGEKQAYFLRHEGYIGAVGAFLRRQPANWGRRNSLDGSAMPQELRSSSS, encoded by the exons ATGTCGTCTACAAACTACAATCCGCCCTCGCGCGCCACCCGGCTAGAAAAAGCTATCACCAACCCCGGTGCTGTGAAGATTAATGTTAAGGGTGCTTTCATTGTCGACGAAGATCCGCGATCCAAGAGTCCCGTGAGATTGGATGGTGTGCACTATGAAGGCCATGATATCCGGCTTCCCCATCACACTGGAGTAGTGAGCCATGTTGCTGTCGAC ATCGGTGGTTCTCTTGCgaaattaatttattttacACGAGAGCTGGACTCCGTGGATAATGGCGGCCGATTGAACTTTATCAATTTCGACACTCATCGCATAGATCTGTGCATCAACTTCATAAAAGAACTGAAAGAAGAATACCAGAAAGCCCACGGTCCTTCCAGCGATGAGCTATGTGTTGTGGCGACCGGAGGCGGCGCCTTCAAGTATTACGACAAGCTGAAGGAGACACTGAAAGTGAATATCATACgcgaggatgagatggaatGCCTCATTACTG GACTCGATTTCTTTATCACTGAAATACCGAACGAAGTCTTTACCTACAGCGAAACCGACCCGATGCAATTTGCCGAGGCCCGACCGGACGTTTACCCGTACCTATTAGTCAACATTGGCTCCGGTGTATCCATGATCAAAGTGTCGGGCCCTAGGCAATACCAGCGTGTGGGGGGTACCCATCTGGGTGGCGGCACCTTCTGGGGCATCATGTCGCTCCTGACTGGTGCTCGGACCTTCGACGACATGCTGGCGATGGCGGACAGCGGTGATAACAGTGGGGTAGACATGTTAGTTGGCGATATCTACGGCATGGACTATAACCGGATCGGTCTGAAGAGCACTGCGATTGCTAGCACATTCGGCAAGGTCTTTCGATTGAAGAATGATGTGcacgaagaggatggagaagacaaaCCCCACGGTGAAGATGGACAAACCAATGGTGAAGTTACGTTCAAGCCTGAGGATATGAGCCGAAGCCTTCTTTATGCCATCAG TAACAACATCGGACAAATCGCATATCTGCAGTCCGAGAAGCACCAAGTGAAGCACATATACTTCGGTGGGTCGTTCATCCGAGGCCACCGGCAAACCATGAACACACTATCCTACGCTATCCGGTTCTGGTCCAAAGGCGAAAAGCAAGCCTACTTCCTGCGCCACGAAGGCTACATTGGCGCCGTCGGGGCCTTCCTCCGCAGACAGCCAGCCAACTGGGGTCGCAGGAATAGTCTCGACGGTAGTGCCATGCCACAGGAGCTCAGGAGTAGCTCTAGTTGA
- a CDS encoding uncharacterized protein (ATP-dependent RNA helicase): MDTFNVSSMGTALDDVTQAQNAKKAEAASTAREKGWAEPEGYDYSKYNAAPLGPPLATPGEGNEPEQPQQELPEWAANAAKYEWKDEYGDVGPANPQLEEMLFRTDLRSLQNIEVEAESRDRPNPIKSFDDAGLHPIVRENVKLCHYDIPTPIQAYAIPAVMTGHDLIAIAQTGSGKTAAFLIPVLSKLMGKAKKLAAPRPNLADGFNPIVDAVRAEPLVLIVAPTRELSTQIFDEARRLCYRSMLRPCVVYGGAPVRDQRDELQKGCDILIGTPGRLLDFMDKPHILSLRRVKYTIIDEADELLLADWESDFNKIMSGGDMNEDADHRYMMFSATFNKECRQLARKFLAGDHIVYSEEHLKKQCLYDLLLAMPPSRTLIFVNSKAQADLLDDYLYNMGLPSTSIHSDRTQREREDAL; this comes from the exons ATGGATACATTCAACGTGTCCAGCATGGGCACTGCTCTTGATGATGTTACGCAAGCGCAAAACGCCAAAAAGGCTGAAGCTGCTAGTACTGCCCGCGAAAAGGGGTGGGCCGAGCCAGAAGGCTACGACTACTCCAAGTACAACGCAGCCCCTCTCGGGCCTCCTCTCGCCACCCCTGGTGAGGGCAATGAGCCAGAACAGCCACAGCAGGAACTCCCCGAGTGGGCGGCCAATGCGGCGAAATACGAGTGGAAAGATGAGTATGGGGACGTTGGCCCTGCCAACCCACAGCTTGAGGAGATGCTGTTTCGGA CTGATCTGAGAAGTCTCCAAAACATCGAGGTCGAGGCTGAAAGTCGTGACCGTCCCAATCCAATCAAGAGT TTCGATGATGCTGGACTGCATCCCATCGTGCGCGAAAACGTCAAGCTCTGTCACTACGATATTCCGACGCCAATTCAGGCGTATGCGATCCCTGCTGTCATGACTGGCCACGACCTCATCGCCATTGCCCAGACTG GTTCCGGGAAGACCGCGGCCTTCTTGATCCCCGTCCTGTCAAAGTTGAtgggaaaggcaaaaaagCTTGCTGCTCCACGTCCGAACTTGGCGGACGGGTTTAACCCCATCGTTGATGCCGTCCGTGCAGAACCTCTGGTCTTGATCGTTGCGCCTACAAGGGAACTGTCTACACAGATATTCGATGAAGCACGCCGGCTCTGCTATCGCTCTATGTTGCGTCCATGCGTTGTGTACGGCGGTGCTCCCGTGCGTGACCAGAGAGACGAGCTGCAGAAAGGTTGCGACATTCTCATTGGCACGCCCGGAAGACTTTTGGATTTCATGGATAAACCTCATATTCTCTCTCTCCGCCGAGTCAA GTACACCATCATAGACGAAGCAGATGAACTTCTCCTTGCGGACTGGGAGTCTGACTTCAACAAGATCATGTCGGGTGGAG ATATGAACGAGGATGCGGACCACCGTTACATGATGTTTTCCGCAACATTCAACAAGGAGTGTCGTCAGTTGGCCCGCAAGTTCCTCGCTGGCGACCAC ATTGTCTACTCCGAAGAGCATCTTAAGAAGCAGTGCCTCTATGATCTGCTTCTCGCGATGCCCCCTTCTCGTACCCTAATCTTTGTCAACTCCAAAGCACAGGCCGATCTACTGGATGATTACCTGTATAATATGGGCTTGCCCAGCACCTCTATCCACTCAGATCGTACTCAACGTGAGCGTGAGGATGCCTTGTAA
- a CDS encoding glycosyltransferase family 31 protein (predicted protein) translates to MFPRRFRRIAVITSVLCLFLLYHFSGLRSSFHATTSHGRRRFECPPLPGMEDVLVVLKTGVTEALDKVPVHFQTTLRCVPNYVIFSDFEEEINGIKVHDAFRNMDPDVKGTVPDFSIYNRLVQLGRAGLETGDFADEANSAIGKPNNPGWKLDKWKFLPMVQETLRYKGDAKWYVFMEADTYYSWGTLLEWLSHFDASKPWYLGTETQIADVIFAHGGSGFAISNPAMQRVAKEYTERNVELNEYTDAHWAGDCVLGKVLADVGVPLHFSWPILQNTNIGELDEFTTAFYRRPWCFPAVAFHHLSARDVQDLSNFEQRRWREKQTTLLLHGEVFKELIYPNLSSYRDNWDNLSDEEHSEITTFDDCQTLCKDKSDCAQFSFRSGSCFTGRTPKLGTASSGARSGWAMKKIEEMMHEAPVCSSVEWGAA, encoded by the exons ATGTTTCCTCGTCGATTCCGTCGCATCGCTGTCATCACCTCTGTCCTctgtctcttcctcctctaccACTTCTCCGGTCTCCGATCGAGCTTCCACGCTACCACCAGTCACGGCCGCCGTCGGTTCGAATGCCCACCCCTCCCGGGCATGGAAGACGTTCTGGTTGTGTTGAAAACAGGTGTCACCGAGGCATTGGACAAGGTCCCGGTGCACTTCCAGACCACCCTGCGCTGTGTCCCGAATTATGTGATATTTTCCGActtcgaggaggagatcaacGGTATTAAGGTACACGATGCCTTCCGGAACATGGATCCCGACGTGAAAGGGACCGTCCCCGACTTCAGCATCTATAACCGCCTCGTACAACTGGGTCGAGCGGGCCTGGAAACTGGTGATTTCGCCGACGAGGCCAACTCTGCCATCGGCAAGCCAAACAACCCCGGTTGGAAACTAGATAAATGGAAGTTCCTGCCGATGGTCCAGGAAACGCTCCGCTACAAGGGTGACGCAAAATGGTACGTCTTCATGGAAGCGGACACGTATTACTCATGGGGGACGTTGCTCGAGTGGCTCTCGCACTTTGATGCGTCCAAGCCGTGGTACCTCGGCACCGAGACTCAGATCGCCGATGTCATTTTCGCCCACGGCGGCTCGGGCTTCGCCATCTCGAATCCGGCCATGCAGCGAGTCGCGAAGGAGTATACGGAGCGCAACGTTGAGCTGAACGAGTACACGGATGCTCACTGGGCCGGAGACTGCGTCTTGGGCAAAGTGCTGGCCGACGTCGGCGTGCCATTGCATTTTTCCTGGCCGATCCTGCAGAACACCAACATCGGTGAATTAGATGAGTTCACGACCGCCTTCTACCGTCGACCCTGGTGTTTCCCCGCCGTCGCATTCCACCATTTGAGTGCACGCGACGTCCAAGATCTGTCCAACTTTGAACAACGCCGATGGCGCGAG aaacaaaccacccttctcctccacggcGAGGTCTTCAAAGAACTCATCTACCCAAATCTCTCTTCATACCGCGACAACTGGGACAACCTCTCCGACGAAGAACACTCGGAAATCACCACCTTCGACGACTGTCAAACCCTCTGTAAGGATAAATCCGACTGCGCACAGTTCTCCTTCCGCTCCGGATCCTGTTTCACCGGGAGGACACCCAAACTGGGCACGGCTAGCTCGGGGGCCCGGTCCGGATGggctatgaagaagatcgaggagATGATGCACGAGGCGCCGGTTTGTTCAAGCGTGGAGTGGGGTGCTGCTTGA